One stretch of Pradoshia sp. D12 DNA includes these proteins:
- a CDS encoding ABC-F family ATP-binding cassette domain-containing protein, producing the protein MKVLKGIDIKKEYGEKTLFKDINFSISENEKIGLIGLNGTGKSSLLKIIAGIEEMDGGLIDKPKDYRISYLGQNVEVNEDEKVSAFIYRNDSPVFQTVRKYEELLEHMKESPNDSALLDKMFHLQAEMDANGGWEIHSNAQIMLNKLGIKDLNVRMGSLSGGQKKRCALAKALMEKADLLILDEPTNHLDYDSIEWLQEYIQGYQGSVLFVTHDRYFLDAVTKKIWELDKGQLHSYDGNYEKFLEIKAIRDEMEAKSAHKVSRLFQQELAWMRKGAKARTTKQKARIQRFESLQEEANAGNASDDLSLDVASTRLGKKVLELVNLSKSYENKLLIDRFSVILQKGDRIGILGANGSGKTTILRMLAGSESLTSGSIDRGSTVLIGYYTQENEDLPLNKRMIEYIRETSEAVTLADGERISAAQMLERFLFEPHTHGTVIGKLSGGEKRRLYLLKILMESPNVLLLDEPTNDLDIQTLTVLEEYLQHFPGVVITVSHDRYFLDKTCHKLWVFTGNGQIQQYYGQASDYLEWKQEQERLATAVEKESTPKIKRAEETKTKKRLSYHEMREWEGIDEKIEAVEKRLEEVAAELNKAGSDFELANKLAEEEIQLNEELEHLIERWSYLSEIQEG; encoded by the coding sequence TAAGGATATTAACTTTAGCATAAGTGAAAACGAAAAAATTGGTTTAATCGGCTTAAACGGAACAGGGAAATCTTCACTTTTAAAAATCATTGCCGGCATTGAAGAAATGGACGGAGGATTGATTGATAAGCCAAAGGATTACCGGATTTCATATCTAGGACAGAATGTTGAAGTAAACGAAGATGAAAAGGTATCAGCCTTTATTTATAGAAATGACTCACCTGTATTTCAAACTGTACGAAAGTACGAAGAGCTATTGGAACATATGAAGGAGTCCCCAAATGATTCAGCTCTTCTTGATAAAATGTTTCATTTGCAAGCTGAAATGGATGCAAACGGTGGCTGGGAGATCCATTCAAATGCACAAATTATGTTAAATAAGCTAGGAATCAAAGACCTTAATGTTAGAATGGGTTCTTTATCCGGAGGGCAAAAAAAGCGTTGTGCTTTAGCTAAAGCATTAATGGAAAAAGCAGATTTGCTTATTTTAGACGAGCCGACAAACCATTTGGATTATGACAGTATCGAGTGGCTGCAGGAGTATATCCAAGGATATCAAGGATCGGTTTTATTTGTAACTCATGATCGATATTTCTTAGATGCCGTGACTAAAAAGATTTGGGAGCTTGATAAGGGGCAATTGCATTCTTATGACGGAAACTACGAGAAATTTTTAGAAATCAAAGCGATCAGAGACGAGATGGAAGCAAAATCAGCTCATAAAGTTTCAAGGCTGTTCCAACAGGAATTGGCCTGGATGCGGAAAGGGGCAAAAGCGAGAACGACGAAACAAAAAGCGAGAATTCAGCGCTTTGAATCCTTGCAGGAGGAAGCGAATGCTGGTAATGCAAGTGACGATTTAAGTTTGGATGTTGCTTCAACCAGACTTGGGAAAAAGGTGTTGGAGCTGGTTAATCTTTCAAAATCCTATGAAAATAAACTCTTAATCGATCGGTTTTCTGTCATTTTACAAAAGGGAGATCGAATTGGTATCCTTGGAGCCAATGGCAGTGGAAAAACAACCATATTAAGAATGCTTGCCGGTTCTGAGTCTTTAACTAGTGGCTCAATTGATCGGGGTTCTACGGTATTGATTGGCTATTATACTCAGGAAAATGAAGATTTACCACTCAATAAGCGAATGATTGAATATATCCGGGAAACAAGTGAAGCGGTCACGCTTGCAGATGGTGAGCGAATTTCGGCCGCACAAATGCTGGAACGTTTCCTTTTTGAGCCACATACGCATGGGACGGTCATCGGGAAGCTTTCAGGCGGAGAAAAAAGAAGGCTTTATTTATTGAAGATATTGATGGAGTCTCCAAATGTACTTTTATTGGACGAACCGACAAATGATTTGGATATTCAGACATTAACTGTTTTGGAAGAGTATCTTCAGCATTTTCCGGGTGTTGTTATAACCGTATCACATGATCGATACTTCTTGGATAAAACATGTCATAAATTATGGGTATTTACAGGGAATGGACAGATTCAGCAATACTATGGGCAGGCAAGTGATTACTTGGAATGGAAACAGGAGCAGGAAAGACTTGCAACTGCCGTTGAGAAAGAGTCAACTCCTAAAATAAAACGTGCAGAAGAGACAAAAACGAAAAAACGGCTATCCTATCATGAGATGAGAGAATGGGAAGGCATCGATGAAAAAATAGAAGCGGTTGAAAAACGACTGGAGGAAGTCGCTGCCGAACTAAATAAAGCAGGCAGTGATTTTGAACTGGCGAATAAATTAGCTGAGGAAGAAATTCAATTAAATGAAGAACTGGAGCATTTGATTGAACGATGGTCCTATCTTTC